In Hyphomicrobiales bacterium, the sequence CGGCAACCTCGTCCTGATCCGCCATCCCAACGGCTACGTCTCGGCCTACGCCCATAACGGCGATCTCAAGGTGAAGCGCGGCGATGTCGTGAAGCGTGGCCAGGTGGTGGCGAATTCCGGCCAGAGCGGCAACGTCTCCTCGCCGCAGCTGCACTTCGAGCTGCGCAAGGGTTCGACCCCGGTCGATCCGACACCCTATCTGAACAACTGAGCCGCATTCGGCGCGACAGGTTCCAGCCTTCGATCGGTTCGCGAGACCCTCCCGATCGAAAAAGGACGGGGCGGCCCCAGGACGGGCCGCCCCGTTTTCTTTTGTGTTTTCAGTTTCGCGTCGGCCATTGCCGAGATGAAATGGCCAGAGCCGCTCGGTTGTCATTCCGGGGCGCGCCACAGGCGCGAACCCGGAACCCACGACTGGGCGGAACATCGTAAACCCGGTTGCGAAGCGCTCGCCCAGTCGTGGGTTCCGGGTTCTTCGCTGCGCGAAGCCCCAAAATGACAACTCGGTGGTTCTCCAGCCGGCTGCGAGCGCCCGCGCTCTCTTACCCCTCCAGCCGCTTGCCCAGCCGGCCGGCGAGGTCCTGGATGTATTGCCAGGCGGTGCGGCCGGAGCGGGAACCGCGCGTGGTCGCCCATTCCAGCGCATCCCGGCGCAGCTCCTCGGGCGCTATCGCCAGCCCGAAATAGCCGACATAGCCGTTGATCATCTCCAGATACTCGTCCTGGCTGCATTTGTGGAAGCCGAGCCAGAGGCCGAAGCGATCGGAGAGCGAGACCTTTTCCTCGATGGCCTCGCCGGGATTGATCGAGGTCGAGCGCTCATTGTCCATCATGTCGCGCGGCAGTAGGTGCCGGCGATTCGAGGTGGCGTAGAACACGACGTTGTCGGGGCGGCCTTCGACGCCGCCGTCGAGCACCGCCTTCAGCGATTTGTAGGAAGTGTCGTCGCTGTCGAAGGACAGATCGTCGCAGAAGACGATGGCGCGATGCGGATCGTTGCGCAGCTGGCTCATCAGGGCAGGAAGGCTCTCGATGTCCTCGCGATGGATCTCGATCAGCTTCAGCGGCAGCGCGCCCTTGGCGAGATTCTGGTTGGTGTCGGCATGGACCGCCTTGACCAGCGACGACTTGCCCATGCCGCGTGCGCCCCAGAGCAGAACGTTGTTGGCCGGCAGGCCCTTGGCGAAGCGCTCGGTGTTTTCGGCCAGCGTGTCACGGACGCGATCGACGCCGCGCAGCAGCGAGAGCGCCACACGATTGACTTTGGGAACCGGGACGAGCTCGGAGCCGGCGGCCTGCCAGACGAAGGCGTCCGCCGCCTTGAGGTCGGCCGGCTTGCGACGGGGCGGGGCGATGCGCTCGAGCGCGTCTGCGATCCGCAGCAGGGTCGCGAGGGTCTGGTCGGGGGGCGTCTCGGCCGTGGTCATGGCATCTGTGCCTTCAGTTCGTTCCGTCGAACCGTACCGTACCGTCCGGTACGGTTCTTGCTGCTACCTAAACCGCGTGGTGGATCGGGCGCAAGGGGCATTGCGCGAATGAAGCTGAGCCCATAGGTGAGGAGCGCGCATGGGGAACCGGGCGTGTCCGATTGATTTCACGGCGTTGCTGGCTATAGTCCGCGCGATTTTTGGCCGGGCGATGCCTTTGCCGCGTCTTTCCATTTCGAGTCTTGCGTCTTGCGGCCAGCCGTGCCGTCGCCAGAGAGGAGTTCTTCAGTGATCACCCCTGCTTTCGCCCAGGCCACAGGAGCCGGTGGCGGCGCCGACATGCTGATCCAGCTCGTCCCGTTCCTGCTGATCTTCGTCATCATGTGGTTCCTGATCATCCGGCCGCAGCAGCGCCGGGCCAAGGCCCATCAGGAGCTGATCAAGAACGTGCGCCGCGGCGACACCGTCGTCACCTCCGGCGGCATGATCGCGAAGGTCTCGAAGGTCGTCGATGATGGCGAGATCGAGGTCGAGATCGCCGATGGCGTGCGCGTGCGCATCGTGCGCGGCATGATCCAGGACGTCCGCTCCAAGAGCGAGCCGGTCAAGAACTAAGTAAGAATGCAGCGGCCCGAGCCCCTTTCCGGGGGCTCGCGGCACGGCAACAAGGCTGTTCACGCAGATGCTTCGTCTCCAGGCCCGCAAGGTCATTCTCGTCCTGCTCGTGCTGATCATCGGCTGCGGGCTCGCCGTGCCGAACCTGTTCTCGCCTGAGACGCGCAAGGCCATCGAAGCCAACGCGCCGTCCTGGATTCCGCGCGCCTTCCTGCCGATCCATGCGGTCGTGCTCGGCCTCGACCTGCAGGGCGGATCGCACGTCCTGCTCGAAATCGACCGGGCCGAGCTGGTGCGCAGCCAGGTCACCCAGCTGCGCGACGACGTCCGCCGCATCCTGCGCGAGGAGCGCGTCAGCATCCAGGGCGGCATCCAGACGACCACGCGTGGCGTCCAGATGCGTGTCCCCGACGCGGCCGAACGGGCCCGCGTCCTGCCGAAGCTGCGCGAGCTCGCGCAGCCGATCGGTACGCTCGGCGCCTTCGGCCCCTCGGGCAACCAGTCGATCGCCATCACCGAGCAGCCCGACGGGCTGATCCAGATGACGGTGACGGAGGCGGGCTCGAACGAGCGCATCCGCCGCGCCGTCGAGCAGGCGATGGAAGTGCTGCGCCGCCGCGTCGACGCATTGGGAACGACCGAGCCGAACATCCAGCGCCAGGGCCTCGACCGCATCCTGGTGCAGGTGCCGGGTCTGCAGGATCCCCAGCGCCTGAAACAGATCCTCGGCGACACCGCCAAGCTCGAATTCCGTCTCGTCGGCGATGCCAACAGCAGCGATGTCGACATGCTGCCCTCGCAAGATGCCGGCGGCCAGACCGTGCCGGTGCTGCGCCAG encodes:
- a CDS encoding hypothetical protein (Evidence 5 : Unknown function), which produces MERRGKGIARPKIARTIASNAVKSIGHARFPMRAPHLWAQLHSRNAPCARSTTRFR
- the yajC gene encoding Sec translocon accessory complex subunit YajC — its product is MITPAFAQATGAGGGADMLIQLVPFLLIFVIMWFLIIRPQQRRAKAHQELIKNVRRGDTVVTSGGMIAKVSKVVDDGEIEVEIADGVRVRIVRGMIQDVRSKSEPVKN
- a CDS encoding AAA family ATPase, with protein sequence MTTAETPPDQTLATLLRIADALERIAPPRRKPADLKAADAFVWQAAGSELVPVPKVNRVALSLLRGVDRVRDTLAENTERFAKGLPANNVLLWGARGMGKSSLVKAVHADTNQNLAKGALPLKLIEIHREDIESLPALMSQLRNDPHRAIVFCDDLSFDSDDTSYKSLKAVLDGGVEGRPDNVVFYATSNRRHLLPRDMMDNERSTSINPGEAIEEKVSLSDRFGLWLGFHKCSQDEYLEMINGYVGYFGLAIAPEELRRDALEWATTRGSRSGRTAWQYIQDLAGRLGKRLEG